One window from the genome of Cyclobacterium amurskyense encodes:
- a CDS encoding serine hydrolase domain-containing protein, translating into MSTIDREPAIFTAWHKALNQFSNQKKLPGLVLSIYKENEEPLLWSEATGSGSLDQPYFITEIGNLHLLAIILKLKVRGLLKLDQPIAEFLTDKMYEGLITIGGRDFTHEVTIAHLLSQNSGIPDFLNYSKGKENPIKEDILSGADLDWDWTEIINRTKGQKPNFKPGKSKKGIYSSTNEQLLGKVIESINGEPLEKTLNDFHFSRLSMNQTYVYKDPNDRTPALFSYKSNPINSPLAMVSMGASGGIVSTAKDCLTFVKAFFHGHLFPLSELEQTMKWLPIKQGLSQGKGILRYQKPRMLLTASKDPEIIGYSGFTSGAFSFYIPEYQTFMTGTTNQCDDPLLPYKLVSSMLKQL; encoded by the coding sequence ATGTCTACTATCGACAGGGAACCTGCTATTTTTACTGCCTGGCATAAAGCGTTAAACCAGTTTTCTAACCAGAAAAAATTACCAGGGCTTGTTCTGAGCATTTACAAGGAAAACGAAGAACCATTACTTTGGTCTGAAGCCACAGGAAGTGGATCGTTGGATCAACCCTACTTCATCACAGAAATAGGAAACCTTCACCTTTTGGCAATTATTTTAAAACTTAAGGTGAGAGGCTTATTAAAACTGGATCAGCCAATCGCAGAGTTTCTTACAGACAAGATGTATGAGGGCTTGATTACTATTGGAGGAAGAGACTTTACTCATGAGGTCACCATAGCTCATTTACTTTCTCAAAATTCAGGAATCCCTGATTTTTTAAATTATTCCAAAGGCAAAGAAAACCCCATTAAAGAAGACATTCTTTCCGGGGCGGACTTGGACTGGGATTGGACCGAAATAATTAATAGAACTAAAGGTCAAAAACCTAATTTCAAACCTGGAAAATCAAAAAAAGGCATTTACTCATCTACAAATGAACAGCTTCTAGGTAAGGTCATTGAAAGCATCAATGGGGAACCTTTGGAAAAGACATTGAATGATTTTCATTTCAGTAGACTTTCCATGAACCAAACCTATGTTTATAAAGACCCAAACGACCGAACCCCGGCACTTTTTTCTTACAAGTCAAATCCAATAAACTCACCTTTGGCAATGGTATCAATGGGAGCCTCAGGTGGCATTGTCAGTACAGCCAAAGACTGCCTAACTTTTGTTAAAGCATTTTTCCATGGACATCTTTTCCCACTTTCCGAACTAGAACAGACCATGAAATGGCTTCCAATTAAACAAGGATTAAGTCAGGGTAAGGGAATTCTCCGCTATCAGAAACCCCGAATGCTTTTGACAGCCTCTAAGGATCCTGAGATAATAGGTTATTCAGGCTTTACCTCTGGAGCTTTCAGCTTTTACATACCTGAATATCAAACCTTCATGACTGGGACTACAAATCAATGTGACGACCCACTTCTTCCCTACAAACTAGTATCAAGTATGTTAAAACAACTTTAA
- a CDS encoding ABC1 kinase family protein, with translation MTDKLSEQQSIPVSKVQRAAKFISTGAKVGGNYMKHYAKKVVNPSMSKDELHKNNATDIYDSLSELKGSALKVAQMMAMDKNMLPRAYQDKFTMAQYSAPPLSYPLVVKTFNQYFKKGPESLFDTFTPSAVNAASIGQVHKATKNGKEYAVKIQYPGVGSSVKSDLKLVKPFALRLLNMSERELDNYMDEVEEKLLEETDYHLEVLRSKQISEACGHIEGLNFPKYYEEMSSPRVITMDWMEGMHLKEWLLTDPSQEARNKVGQSLWDFYDHQVHNLKQVHADPHPGNFIIQEGNQLAVIDFGCVKVIPEDFYSGYFSLIKKDLLIKEEELDQIFYDLEFISDKDSPDEKIYFKNTFKEMISLLGKPFHVASFDFADDDYFQMIFALGDKISNDKMFRKSKQARGSRHGLYINRTYFGLYNLLNQLQANIKTTKPDWLKS, from the coding sequence ATGACAGACAAATTAAGTGAGCAGCAAAGTATTCCTGTTTCAAAGGTCCAAAGAGCAGCAAAATTTATCAGTACTGGTGCCAAAGTAGGGGGCAATTATATGAAGCATTATGCCAAGAAAGTGGTGAACCCTTCCATGTCCAAAGATGAGCTTCATAAAAACAATGCCACAGATATATATGATTCATTGAGCGAACTTAAGGGAAGTGCCCTGAAAGTTGCTCAAATGATGGCTATGGATAAAAATATGCTTCCAAGAGCTTATCAAGATAAATTTACTATGGCACAATACAGTGCTCCACCTTTGTCTTACCCTCTTGTGGTAAAAACATTCAACCAATACTTTAAAAAAGGACCTGAAAGCCTTTTTGATACTTTTACCCCTTCGGCTGTTAATGCAGCATCAATTGGTCAAGTGCATAAGGCCACCAAAAACGGTAAGGAATATGCTGTCAAAATTCAATACCCTGGAGTAGGATCAAGTGTAAAATCAGATTTGAAATTAGTAAAGCCTTTTGCTCTTCGCTTATTGAACATGAGTGAACGTGAGCTAGACAATTATATGGATGAGGTGGAAGAAAAGTTATTGGAAGAGACAGACTACCATTTGGAAGTTTTGAGAAGTAAGCAAATATCTGAAGCATGTGGCCATATAGAAGGATTGAATTTCCCAAAGTATTATGAGGAAATGAGTAGCCCAAGGGTGATTACAATGGATTGGATGGAAGGTATGCATTTAAAAGAATGGCTTTTAACTGATCCATCACAAGAAGCCAGAAATAAGGTAGGGCAAAGCTTGTGGGATTTTTATGACCATCAGGTACATAATTTAAAACAGGTTCATGCAGACCCTCATCCTGGTAATTTCATTATACAGGAAGGGAATCAATTGGCTGTTATTGATTTTGGTTGTGTTAAAGTAATTCCTGAAGATTTCTATTCTGGCTATTTTTCATTGATAAAAAAGGACCTATTAATCAAAGAGGAGGAACTAGACCAAATATTTTATGATTTGGAGTTTATTTCTGATAAGGATTCACCAGATGAAAAAATCTACTTTAAAAACACCTTTAAAGAAATGATATCATTGCTTGGAAAACCATTTCATGTAGCATCCTTTGATTTCGCTGACGATGACTATTTTCAAATGATTTTTGCATTGGGTGATAAGATTTCTAATGACAAGATGTTTAGAAAATCAAAGCAGGCTAGAGGTTCAAGGCATGGATTGTACATCAACAGAACCTATTTTGGTTTGTATAATTTATTAAATCAATTGCAAGCAAATATTAAAACGACCAAACCAGACTGGCTAAAAAGCTAA
- a CDS encoding TetR/AcrR family transcriptional regulator, with amino-acid sequence MTEKTKNQETDKNKIIEGYIAHILETGHEPVSVFKFAKDLKMKEGTFYEYFTSFDAVKKAVWELNFDKTIHALESQEVYQTYTSREKLLGFLFTWIEELKEQRSYLLTVYGNVSLKDRSFPTELKEFKSKFKDFANSIVNEGKETEEIAERPYLTDKYHEAMWLQVMFVFRFWLKDDSPGFEKTDAAIEKSVNLAFDLMGKSAVDSFVDFAKFLFQSK; translated from the coding sequence ATGACGGAAAAAACTAAAAATCAGGAAACTGACAAAAATAAAATTATTGAAGGATATATAGCTCATATTTTGGAGACGGGGCATGAACCTGTATCTGTTTTTAAGTTTGCCAAAGACTTGAAAATGAAAGAAGGGACATTTTATGAGTATTTCACTTCCTTCGATGCTGTGAAAAAAGCGGTATGGGAATTGAATTTTGACAAAACAATTCATGCTTTGGAAAGTCAGGAAGTTTACCAAACCTATACTTCAAGAGAAAAACTGCTTGGGTTCTTGTTTACCTGGATTGAAGAGCTCAAGGAACAAAGGTCTTATTTACTCACCGTATATGGCAATGTGTCCTTGAAGGATCGTAGTTTCCCTACTGAGTTAAAAGAATTTAAATCAAAATTTAAGGATTTTGCCAATAGCATTGTAAACGAAGGCAAAGAAACAGAAGAGATTGCTGAAAGGCCTTATTTGACAGACAAATACCATGAGGCCATGTGGCTTCAGGTCATGTTTGTATTTCGTTTTTGGTTAAAAGATGATTCCCCAGGGTTTGAAAAAACAGATGCCGCCATTGAAAAGTCAGTGAATTTGGCTTTTGACCTGATGGGCAAATCAGCTGTGGATAGTTTTGTTGATTTTGCCAAATTCTTATTTCAATCCAAATAG
- a CDS encoding S41 family peptidase, whose protein sequence is MIKAKNIFSLVLLVVVFSATSCDFNNDETLEDPNLVKSAILESMQEWYYWNDHLPSAVNVSNYGTNDELLYNLMYLQYDRWSYLTTKEEFEDAFTGQNAGHGFGFGLNEDDELFVSFVYEDSPAGKDGWQRGWQILEINGKPISTYRVEGGYNFNLGESTTGISNTFTFKLPDGTITSRTNTKNNYQANSVLHKEIFEQSGKKIGYWVYNSFKASANISPIKSLEVEETLNYFEAENIDELILDLRYNGGGSVDVAEQIMNALVPISANGELLYTNAFNRDKESLNESYYFEKTKDLDLNRLVVLTSRGSASSSELVINCLRPYMEVVLIGERTYGKPVGSFPLSSFNETLEQSDIELVPITFSIANASGEAEYYDGFPVDIPASDDPSINWGGLEDKKLSSALSYILYGNLNPNTRIRPREDRWQMIDNFSGLQQEFPVY, encoded by the coding sequence ATGATAAAGGCAAAAAACATCTTTTCTTTGGTGCTCCTTGTAGTTGTTTTCAGTGCTACATCCTGCGATTTTAATAATGACGAAACACTAGAAGACCCTAATCTGGTCAAAAGTGCAATTTTAGAAAGTATGCAAGAATGGTATTATTGGAACGATCATTTGCCTAGTGCAGTAAACGTCAGTAATTATGGCACTAACGATGAATTACTTTACAACTTGATGTACCTTCAGTATGACAGGTGGTCATATCTCACGACAAAAGAAGAATTTGAAGATGCTTTTACAGGGCAAAATGCTGGTCATGGATTTGGATTTGGGTTAAATGAAGACGATGAGTTATTTGTTAGTTTTGTCTATGAGGATTCCCCTGCCGGAAAAGATGGTTGGCAAAGAGGATGGCAAATTCTTGAAATAAATGGGAAACCTATCTCGACATACCGCGTGGAAGGGGGGTATAATTTCAACCTGGGAGAAAGCACTACAGGGATTTCAAATACTTTTACTTTTAAACTCCCTGATGGCACCATAACAAGTCGAACCAACACCAAAAACAATTATCAGGCAAACTCTGTCCTGCATAAAGAAATATTCGAACAGAGTGGTAAAAAAATCGGTTATTGGGTTTACAATAGTTTCAAAGCTTCAGCTAATATTAGCCCTATAAAGAGTTTAGAAGTTGAAGAAACGTTAAATTATTTTGAGGCGGAAAACATTGATGAATTGATTCTTGATTTGAGGTACAATGGTGGTGGATCTGTAGATGTAGCAGAACAAATAATGAATGCCTTGGTGCCGATTTCAGCTAATGGGGAATTGCTTTATACCAATGCTTTCAATCGGGATAAGGAAAGCCTCAATGAATCTTATTATTTCGAAAAAACCAAAGATCTAGATTTGAACAGATTGGTGGTGCTCACCTCAAGAGGTTCTGCTTCTTCAAGTGAATTGGTCATCAATTGTTTAAGACCCTATATGGAGGTTGTACTTATAGGTGAAAGAACCTACGGCAAACCTGTTGGCTCCTTTCCATTGTCCTCCTTTAATGAGACGTTGGAACAAAGTGACATCGAGTTAGTACCCATTACTTTTTCCATTGCCAATGCTTCAGGTGAGGCTGAATATTATGATGGGTTCCCTGTAGACATTCCTGCTTCAGACGACCCTTCAATCAATTGGGGCGGGCTTGAGGATAAGAAATTATCCAGCGCCTTATCTTATATTCTTTATGGAAACCTAAATCCAAATACTAGGATTAGACCTAGGGAGGATAGATGGCAGATGATAGATAATTTTAGTGGTCTTCAGCAAGAATTCCCTGTTTATTAA
- a CDS encoding RagB/SusD family nutrient uptake outer membrane protein: protein MKTKIYKSLVLAVTCLFAGCADLEEKPVGLLAPESLFNSEKDVETAIFGAYGWIASERLYGRQFVTSIMLRGDMVDIGDRGTPAERQQVNDFNMDDNNGMVRVFWPYWYQVVSAANAAIAGAETLELDETVSNQLIAEARFVRAFSYYHLVRVFGDIPYIDYFITDPEAVKDISKTSAEDVYKGILEDLAFAKQYLPDTQPSDVRSRPTKGTAASYLASVNLTLEDYPKAYEEAKWVIDNKDRFGYELEADYQNLFRADMADNLKEHIFAIDFLGQQNGGGGANDDIMPPMTGIRGADNLGWSVCVPSMAVYNTWDDRDYRKQVSFEDEALVGGVMVPYTEFQNTQRPHIAKYRRFPGNSNSDGRYSDNNYAAMRYAEVLLIAAEAATEINNGPTAEAVALVNSIRERARNAAGQMNNFPEDVQSGMDKDSFVNLVLEERRIELSFEYKRWYDIKRRKLGETVFKGANSLEPHSNFDASRDYLMPLPSIELDVNPNLAPQNPGY, encoded by the coding sequence ATGAAAACTAAAATATATAAATCTTTGGTATTGGCCGTAACCTGTTTGTTTGCAGGATGTGCTGACCTAGAAGAAAAGCCTGTGGGCTTGTTGGCCCCTGAAAGTTTATTCAATTCCGAAAAAGATGTGGAGACAGCTATTTTCGGAGCCTATGGCTGGATAGCCTCAGAGAGGTTGTACGGTAGGCAATTTGTTACCTCTATCATGCTGAGAGGCGATATGGTGGATATTGGTGATAGGGGAACACCTGCAGAAAGGCAACAAGTGAATGATTTCAATATGGACGATAACAATGGTATGGTCAGGGTTTTCTGGCCCTATTGGTACCAAGTTGTTAGTGCCGCCAACGCTGCCATCGCTGGTGCTGAAACTTTAGAATTAGACGAAACAGTTAGCAATCAATTGATTGCAGAAGCAAGGTTCGTTAGGGCTTTTAGTTATTATCACCTGGTTAGGGTGTTTGGAGACATACCTTATATCGATTATTTTATTACCGATCCTGAAGCAGTTAAGGACATTTCAAAAACTTCTGCTGAAGACGTTTACAAGGGGATTTTGGAAGATTTAGCCTTTGCAAAGCAATACCTTCCAGATACTCAGCCCAGTGATGTTAGATCAAGGCCTACCAAAGGAACAGCAGCATCCTATTTGGCATCTGTTAATTTAACCCTTGAAGATTACCCTAAAGCTTATGAAGAAGCAAAATGGGTGATTGACAACAAGGATAGGTTTGGTTATGAGCTTGAAGCCGATTATCAGAACCTCTTCAGAGCTGATATGGCAGATAACTTAAAGGAGCATATCTTTGCGATTGATTTTCTAGGCCAACAAAATGGTGGCGGAGGAGCGAATGATGATATCATGCCGCCAATGACAGGTATCAGAGGAGCTGACAATTTGGGTTGGAGTGTATGTGTTCCATCTATGGCGGTGTACAACACCTGGGACGATAGGGATTATCGTAAGCAAGTGAGTTTTGAGGATGAAGCTTTGGTTGGTGGTGTAATGGTGCCCTATACGGAGTTCCAAAATACACAAAGACCACATATTGCTAAGTACAGAAGGTTCCCTGGAAATAGTAACTCTGATGGTAGGTATTCAGACAATAACTATGCTGCCATGCGTTATGCGGAAGTATTATTAATTGCCGCTGAGGCTGCAACTGAAATAAACAATGGGCCTACTGCTGAAGCGGTTGCTTTAGTAAATTCCATTAGAGAAAGAGCAAGAAATGCAGCTGGACAAATGAATAATTTTCCTGAAGATGTTCAGTCTGGTATGGATAAAGATTCCTTTGTCAACCTTGTTTTAGAGGAAAGAAGGATTGAACTGTCTTTTGAATACAAAAGATGGTATGACATTAAAAGAAGGAAATTAGGTGAGACCGTTTTTAAAGGTGCTAATAGCTTAGAACCGCATTCTAATTTTGATGCTTCTAGAGATTATTTGATGCCTCTACCAAGTATTGAATTGGATGTAAATCCAAATTTGGCACCACAAAACCCAGGTTATTAA
- a CDS encoding SusC/RagA family TonB-linked outer membrane protein, translated as MKFKLQKTIYLLSRYLLYGFSLQLVFFNLVLALNVSAQFQSIEEVKVRVTKNEMTLGEFLQKIESETTFTFSFDRADVNEDISLVLSKGNASIESFLKEIAAQTTLGFRQVNDQIDIRLTKKSEALLVAVVERTIKGVVKDDQGQPLPGATISVQGTTTGTISDLDGSYSITVPDGAVLVFSYIGYESQIINIGNQSIINVTMSMDESSLEEVVVVGYGTQKRSDLTGAVSSVKSEELTAYPAIDAVQALQGRAAGVQIQSNNGAPGASMKVRVRGGTSINASSDPIFVVDGFIGAAMPPPEDIASIEVLKDASATAIYGSRGANGVIMVTTKRGKTGAARIEFNTSYSMQNEINRLDLLNAAQFNDYISDARPNIQPAGGDTDWQDQIFRTGGIQNYQLSISGGTDNVNYYVSGAYFDQKGVIINSDFNRFSITSNLDIQASEKLKIGLNLFARRSSSDGVRTQENSGGLTPGVVASAFKFEPDQPIYNADGSFTVARLNDPHDNPYAVATQLVNENVNDRFQGNFFAEYDIIEGLKFKTTFGATANTSRTGTFAPTSVTEGRNVGGDASINAFRNTLVLNENYLTYSKTFGIDHTVSAMGGYSFQSSESESFGARGTSFITDAFSFWNLGSSAVWQAPNSALTDWQISSYYGRLNYSFGDKYLITFNARYDGSSTFSKNNKWAFFPSGAIAWNMKNEKFLETSDLISFWKWRGSYGITGNQAISPYQTLARFSPVFTIIDGVPVNAVRPTTVANDNLTWETTAQLNIGTDVGFWDDRVTFSAEYYRMVTSDLLFAVQLPQYSGYTNQLRNIGEVENKGVELTLGSRNLVGAFQWDMDINFSRNRNKVLSLPEGTEIQYGSGPGHMVGLGNTQLLKEGYPVGSFYGWVYDGVYQEGDEFLPGGGFEQVPGGEKFRDLNNDGSLNSDDREIIGNPHPDFFWGWNHAFRYKNFDLNVFFQGSFGNDILSYTLMELNLMSGINNATTAALDRWTPTNTQTDIPMAFNGRTRRVSSRWIYDGTFTRLKNLSLGYNFPKTVVNKLKLSKLRLYVSAQNILTFTDYEGYDPEVNYRSDGATDGNRNLGLDYGSYPNAKSYTVGLNVGF; from the coding sequence ATGAAATTTAAATTACAAAAGACAATCTACCTATTGTCGCGTTATTTGCTATATGGGTTCTCCTTACAACTCGTTTTCTTCAACTTGGTTTTGGCATTAAATGTAAGTGCTCAATTCCAAAGCATAGAGGAAGTAAAGGTGAGAGTGACTAAAAATGAAATGACTTTGGGAGAATTTCTCCAAAAAATAGAATCTGAAACTACTTTCACATTCTCTTTTGATAGGGCAGATGTAAATGAGGATATATCCTTGGTGCTTTCTAAAGGGAATGCCAGTATTGAATCCTTTTTAAAAGAAATAGCCGCCCAAACTACTTTAGGCTTTCGTCAAGTTAATGACCAAATTGACATTCGACTTACAAAAAAATCAGAAGCCTTGTTGGTTGCTGTAGTAGAGAGGACAATTAAAGGGGTAGTTAAAGACGATCAAGGTCAACCACTTCCCGGTGCTACTATTTCCGTACAAGGAACAACTACTGGAACTATTTCAGATTTGGATGGTAGTTATTCGATTACTGTACCTGACGGGGCAGTGTTAGTGTTTTCTTATATAGGTTATGAATCCCAAATAATTAATATAGGAAATCAATCTATTATTAATGTTACCATGTCTATGGATGAGTCTTCTTTAGAAGAGGTAGTTGTAGTAGGTTATGGTACACAGAAAAGAAGTGACCTTACAGGTGCTGTTTCTTCTGTCAAATCAGAGGAATTGACCGCTTACCCAGCTATTGATGCTGTTCAGGCTTTACAAGGTAGGGCTGCTGGAGTTCAAATTCAATCCAATAATGGAGCACCTGGTGCCAGTATGAAAGTAAGGGTAAGAGGTGGAACTTCTATTAATGCCAGTAGTGATCCTATATTTGTAGTGGATGGGTTTATTGGAGCGGCCATGCCTCCTCCAGAAGATATTGCTTCCATAGAGGTATTGAAAGATGCCTCTGCAACAGCAATATACGGTTCTCGAGGTGCTAATGGTGTGATCATGGTGACGACCAAAAGAGGTAAGACAGGTGCTGCAAGGATTGAGTTCAATACTTCCTACAGTATGCAAAATGAAATCAACAGACTTGACTTATTGAATGCGGCTCAGTTTAATGATTATATCTCTGATGCCAGACCAAATATTCAGCCTGCAGGAGGAGATACAGATTGGCAAGATCAGATCTTCAGAACTGGAGGTATTCAAAATTATCAGCTTTCCATTTCAGGTGGCACTGATAATGTGAATTATTATGTTTCAGGTGCCTACTTTGATCAAAAAGGTGTAATTATAAATTCAGATTTCAACAGGTTTAGTATTACCAGTAATTTGGATATTCAGGCATCGGAAAAGCTCAAAATTGGCTTAAACCTTTTTGCTAGAAGAAGCAGTAGTGATGGAGTGAGAACTCAGGAGAACTCGGGGGGGTTAACTCCAGGAGTAGTTGCTTCCGCTTTTAAGTTTGAGCCTGATCAACCTATTTATAATGCAGATGGTTCTTTTACAGTAGCAAGACTTAATGACCCACATGACAACCCCTATGCCGTGGCCACTCAGTTGGTTAATGAAAATGTAAATGACAGGTTTCAGGGAAATTTCTTTGCTGAATATGATATTATAGAAGGACTTAAATTTAAAACAACCTTTGGAGCTACCGCAAATACATCAAGAACAGGTACTTTTGCTCCTACATCAGTTACCGAAGGTAGAAATGTTGGTGGAGATGCCTCTATTAATGCGTTCAGAAACACGCTGGTTTTAAATGAAAACTACCTTACTTATTCCAAAACCTTTGGCATTGATCATACAGTATCGGCAATGGGTGGGTATTCTTTCCAGTCTTCAGAAAGTGAGAGCTTTGGGGCTAGAGGTACATCCTTTATCACAGATGCTTTTTCTTTTTGGAACCTCGGTTCTTCTGCGGTATGGCAAGCGCCTAACTCAGCATTAACTGATTGGCAAATTTCTTCCTATTATGGACGGTTAAATTATTCTTTTGGAGACAAATACCTAATTACATTTAATGCTAGGTATGATGGTTCTTCAACCTTTTCTAAAAACAATAAATGGGCATTCTTTCCATCTGGAGCCATTGCTTGGAACATGAAAAATGAAAAGTTTTTGGAAACTTCAGACCTAATAAGTTTTTGGAAATGGAGAGGAAGTTACGGTATTACCGGTAATCAAGCCATTTCTCCTTACCAGACTTTAGCAAGGTTTTCTCCTGTTTTTACCATCATTGATGGAGTTCCTGTAAATGCCGTAAGACCTACCACTGTAGCCAATGATAATTTGACTTGGGAAACTACAGCTCAATTGAATATTGGTACAGATGTTGGTTTTTGGGATGATAGAGTGACTTTCTCTGCTGAGTATTACCGAATGGTGACTTCTGATTTGTTGTTTGCTGTTCAATTGCCTCAATATTCAGGTTATACCAATCAACTTAGAAATATTGGAGAAGTAGAAAACAAAGGGGTTGAGTTGACCTTAGGGTCTAGAAATCTTGTTGGAGCATTTCAGTGGGACATGGATATTAATTTTTCTAGAAATAGAAACAAGGTGCTTTCGTTACCTGAAGGTACTGAAATCCAGTATGGATCAGGTCCAGGTCATATGGTAGGTTTAGGCAATACACAGTTATTGAAAGAAGGCTATCCTGTAGGAAGTTTCTATGGTTGGGTTTATGATGGAGTGTACCAAGAAGGGGATGAATTTTTACCAGGTGGAGGTTTTGAACAAGTTCCAGGGGGTGAAAAATTTAGAGATCTAAACAATGATGGATCTCTCAATAGTGATGATAGAGAAATTATAGGAAATCCACATCCTGATTTCTTCTGGGGTTGGAATCATGCCTTTAGGTACAAGAATTTTGACCTTAATGTTTTCTTCCAAGGTTCTTTCGGTAATGATATCTTGAGCTATACATTGATGGAACTCAACCTGATGTCAGGTATTAACAATGCAACTACTGCTGCCCTAGACAGGTGGACACCTACTAATACCCAAACTGACATCCCTATGGCATTTAACGGAAGGACAAGAAGGGTTTCATCGAGATGGATTTATGATGGTACTTTCACTAGATTAAAGAACCTTTCTTTGGGCTATAACTTTCCTAAAACGGTTGTGAACAAATTGAAGCTTTCCAAATTAAGACTTTATGTAAGTGCACAAAACATATTGACTTTTACAGACTACGAAGGGTATGATCCAGAGGTTAATTATCGATCTGATGGAGCTACTGATGGTAACCGAAACCTTGGTTTGGATTATGGAAGTTATCCAAATGCAAAGAGCTATACTGTAGGTCTTAATGTGGGATTTTAA
- a CDS encoding FecR family protein yields the protein MTNRKETSLVLLTNPEFVQWVLHPNKELDMYWNNWMKVHPESIQEVKKAREMLQGLQHEPLHVSQGVKSRVLQNVLANDQAVSSEISRYPFDYKETKSWLTIKQWYKVAVILVLTCCSGYLLNQFLGSKETVEVIKETVPTLIAKTTHTGEKLNFKLPDGSTVWLNSGSELTFPEEFDSLERKVILLGEGYFEVKKDSLRPFRVVSGNLETEALGTSFNVNFFDPEKILVSLLSGSVRIQSKTADSSYILNPGQQLQFIPMEKAFKISKVTSETAIGWKDGLLSFKNAGFNEVIKSLERWYGVNIQVTGKPSKTWKLSGKYKNQNLDLVLDRMSFVENFNYEINRKNIHLKF from the coding sequence ATGACTAACAGAAAGGAAACATCACTAGTGTTATTAACAAACCCTGAATTTGTACAATGGGTATTGCATCCTAATAAGGAGTTGGATATGTATTGGAACAATTGGATGAAGGTACATCCTGAGAGTATACAGGAAGTTAAGAAAGCCAGAGAGATGCTACAAGGGTTACAACACGAGCCGCTTCATGTTTCTCAGGGAGTTAAGTCAAGGGTTTTGCAAAATGTCTTAGCAAATGATCAAGCTGTTTCATCTGAAATATCACGATATCCGTTTGACTATAAGGAGACAAAGTCATGGTTGACCATTAAACAGTGGTATAAAGTAGCGGTGATTTTAGTTTTAACCTGCTGTTCTGGCTATTTACTAAATCAGTTTTTAGGATCGAAGGAAACGGTAGAAGTAATTAAGGAGACAGTGCCAACTTTAATTGCTAAGACTACTCATACCGGGGAAAAATTAAATTTTAAGCTTCCAGACGGATCAACTGTTTGGTTAAATTCCGGTAGCGAATTAACATTTCCCGAAGAGTTTGACTCCCTTGAGAGAAAGGTCATATTATTGGGTGAGGGTTATTTTGAGGTTAAGAAAGATTCTTTAAGGCCTTTTAGAGTGGTTTCAGGCAATTTGGAAACTGAGGCATTGGGTACATCATTTAACGTGAATTTTTTTGACCCTGAAAAAATATTGGTATCGCTACTTAGTGGTAGTGTTAGGATTCAATCTAAGACTGCGGATAGCAGCTATATACTTAATCCTGGACAGCAACTGCAATTTATTCCAATGGAAAAAGCGTTTAAAATTTCTAAAGTTACCTCCGAAACAGCAATTGGTTGGAAAGACGGGCTGCTTTCTTTTAAGAATGCTGGTTTCAATGAGGTTATTAAAAGTCTTGAGCGTTGGTATGGTGTTAATATTCAAGTGACTGGTAAGCCATCGAAGACATGGAAATTAAGTGGGAAGTATAAAAATCAAAACCTTGATTTGGTGTTGGACAGAATGTCCTTCGTTGAGAATTTTAACTACGAAATAAACAGAAAAAACATTCACTTAAAATTTTAA
- a CDS encoding RNA polymerase sigma factor: MNKPNPNNILTTNKISLDKSSNGSYRVSDATLWQQFKEGSEAAFIKIYNENFNMLFNYGFQLTGNQEFIEDCVQDIFIYLRQKRKSLGPTDCIKFYLMKCMRRKVFKEMKKSKISFSLEYSEGFQITFSHEDFLIDQQIEQEKSEKLNKALSLLSGKKREAIYYFYFQNLNYTQISELLELSHVKSARNLVYKALSVLKASME; encoded by the coding sequence ATGAATAAACCCAACCCAAATAACATACTTACTACCAATAAGATTTCTTTGGACAAAAGCTCAAATGGAAGTTATAGGGTTAGTGATGCTACCTTATGGCAGCAATTTAAAGAAGGTAGCGAAGCGGCATTTATCAAGATTTACAATGAAAATTTTAACATGCTTTTTAACTATGGGTTTCAACTTACAGGAAACCAGGAGTTTATTGAAGATTGTGTGCAAGATATTTTCATATACCTAAGACAAAAGAGAAAGTCCCTAGGACCTACTGATTGCATTAAGTTTTATTTAATGAAATGCATGAGAAGGAAGGTTTTTAAGGAGATGAAAAAATCAAAAATATCTTTTTCCTTGGAATACTCTGAAGGTTTTCAAATTACCTTTTCTCACGAGGACTTTTTGATTGATCAACAAATTGAACAAGAAAAATCCGAAAAGTTAAATAAGGCTTTAAGTCTTCTTTCAGGTAAAAAAAGGGAAGCCATTTATTACTTTTATTTTCAAAACCTGAACTATACTCAAATCAGTGAATTGTTGGAATTATCTCATGTTAAATCTGCTCGGAATTTGGTATATAAGGCGCTTTCAGTCTTAAAAGCTTCCATGGAATAG